Proteins encoded together in one Urocitellus parryii isolate mUroPar1 chromosome 3, mUroPar1.hap1, whole genome shotgun sequence window:
- the LOC113181922 gene encoding putative G-protein coupled receptor 141, whose amino-acid sequence MAGYNISRNSSCDPILTPHLTWLYFVVLIGGLTGVISILFLLVKMNTRSVTTTAVVNLVVVHSVFLLTVPFRLSYLIKETWTFGLPFCKFVSAMLHIHMYLTFLFYLVILVIRYLIFFKRQDKVEFYRKLHAVAASSGMWLLVIVIVVPLVISQYGNNEEYNENHCFNFHKELGREYVQVINYIIVIIVITTAVILLVFQIFITISMVRKLSHSLLSHQEFWAQLKNLFFIGIILICFLPYQFFRIYYLHVVAQTKGCNNNVAFYNEIFLSVTAISCCDLLLFVLGGSHWFKQKIIDLWNCLLCR is encoded by the coding sequence ATGGCTGGTTACAATATCTCCAGGAATTCCTCTTGTGATCCTATACTGACTCCTCATTTAACCTGGCTCTACTTTGTAGTGCTCATTGGCGGACTGACAGGTGTCATCTCCATTTTGTTCCTGCTGGTGAAAATGAATACCCGGTCCGTGACGACCACAGCAGTCGTGAACCTGGTGGTGGTCCACAGTGTTTTTCTGCTGACAGTACCTTTCCGCTTGTCCTACCTCATCAAGGAGACTTGGACATTTGGATTGCCCTTCTGCAAATTTGTGAGTGCCATGCTGCACATCCACATGTACCTCACCTTCCTCTTCTACCTGGTGATCCTGGTTATCAGGTACCTCATCTTCTTCAAGCGCCAGGACAAAGTGGAATTCTACAGAAAACTACATGCGGTTGCTGCCAGTTCAGGCATGTGGCTTTTGGTGATTGTCATTGTGGTACCCCTGGTCATTTCTCAGTATGGAAATAATGAGGAGTACAATGAAAACCACTGTTTTAATTTCCATAAGGAACTTGGTCGTGAGTATGTGCAAGTCATCAATTACATAATAGTCATTATTGTCATAACCACTGCAGTGATTCTCTTGGTCTTCCAGATCTTCATCACTATATCCATGGTGCGGAAGCTAAGCCACTCCTTACTGTCCCACCAGGAGTTCTGGGCTCAGCTGAAGAATCTATTCTTCATAGGCATCatccttatttgttttcttccctaCCAGTTCTTCAGGATCTATTACTTGCATGTTGTGGCACAAACCAAGGGCTGCAATAACAATGTTGCATTTTACAACGAAATCTTCCTGAGCGTCACAGCCATTAGCTGCTGTGATTTACTGCTCTTTGTTCTAGGGGGAAGCCATTGGTTTAAGCAAAAGATAATTGACCTATGGAATTGCCTTTTGTGCCGTTAG